TCGTGGAATTTGAAAGGAAAATATCAGCAATTCAGCAGGAGTTCTGGGCTCCTGGTTCCCTGATACTGGAAGCTGAACTTATGTGAATGCCTCTTTCTTGGTGTATTGACAATTTAATTTTTGCAGTGGAGATATGTAGTCATACAAGTTTATCTAACTCAGTTTTGCAACAGGCAAATATATCTCACAACTGGATTGCGTTCCCTGATCAATAtttaatattcttcttttcctaGATAAATATTATGGAGAAAGTGAAAGGAAGAAACCAAACACTCATCACAGAATTCATCATCGTAGGATTTGGGGAAGAACCAGAATTGCAGACCCTTCTGTTCCTCGTGTTTCTCATGATCTACATTGTGACTTTGGCTGGGAACTTACTCATCATTGCGCTGGTTACAGCTGATCGGCaacttcacacccccatgtacttcttaCTGGGGAACTTGGCCTGCTTGGAAACCTGCTTCTCCACTGCAATTCTGCCCAGGTTTCTGAGCAGCCTCCTGACTGGGGACAGAGCTGTTTCTCTTAATGGCTGCATGGTGCAATTATATTTGTTTGGTGTTTTGTCAGCTACTGAAAATATGATCCTTGCGGCCATGTCTTACGATCGGTATTTGGCGATATGCCATCCCCTCCATTACGCTGCTTTGATGAATGGCAAGGTTTGTGGCCAGCTGGTGGCAGCTTCCTGGATAATTGGCTTTCTTTTTTGTGCCatagtaaatgctttcatatggCAGTTAACGTTCTGTGATTCCAAGGAAATTGACCATTACTTCTGTGAATTTGTGCCAATGATAAAGCTGGCCTGTACTGACACCCAGACATTGCAACTGGTGGCGTTTGTTCTCGCTGCTATTGTGACACTTGTACCCTGTCTACTGACTCTGGCATCTTATGTTTGTATCATCATCACCGTCCTGAAAATCCCTTCCACCGCTGGAaggaaaaaggccttttccaaATGCTCCTCTCACCTCACTGTAGTGACAGTGTACTATGTGATAGTGTTTGCTGTCTATGTGGTTCCAATAATCAACGCTtcgaagaaatcagaaaaaatattctctgtcttctgCACAGTCCTGAATCCCCTGATCAACCCAATCATCTACTGCCTGAGAAACAAGGAGGTCAAGGAGTGCCTGAGAAAAGCTGTTCGTAAACTCTCCGCTTTCTGAAACAAGGACAGAATCAGAAAGCCAatgttttatatataatataatggAGATGAATTGACCTAGTTTCTTAGACATAATCCTTAAGAAAAAGACAAGCAATGTGAAGTCCAATCCGAACAGATTTTTGGGGAATAAGCTTTCATTGACAAATATCCATTTTTTCAGGTGCGGATACAGAATGacatgtctacccctctgatacttgagaaatACATTagtctttcattctttctttctttctgtctttctttctaaGCTAACTGCCTCATA
The window above is part of the Carettochelys insculpta isolate YL-2023 chromosome 32, ASM3395843v1, whole genome shotgun sequence genome. Proteins encoded here:
- the LOC142004862 gene encoding olfactory receptor 6F1-like produces the protein MEKVKGRNQTLITEFIIVGFGEEPELQTLLFLVFLMIYIVTLAGNLLIIALVTADRQLHTPMYFLLGNLACLETCFSTAILPRFLSSLLTGDRAVSLNGCMVQLYLFGVLSATENMILAAMSYDRYLAICHPLHYAALMNGKVCGQLVAASWIIGFLFCAIVNAFIWQLTFCDSKEIDHYFCEFVPMIKLACTDTQTLQLVAFVLAAIVTLVPCLLTLASYVCIIITVLKIPSTAGRKKAFSKCSSHLTVVTVYYVIVFAVYVVPIINASKKSEKIFSVFCTVLNPLINPIIYCLRNKEVKECLRKAVRKLSAF